Proteins from one Hydrogenivirga caldilitoris genomic window:
- the selB gene encoding selenocysteine-specific translation elongation factor: protein MKFVLFATAGHVDHGKTTLVKALTGIDTDRLPEEKKRGLTIDLGFAYLDFPQDDLRLELIDVPGHERFIKNAIAGLSSVSGVLLVVDAGEGVMPQTLEHFMVAKALGVRHGVAVLTKIDRIEEELLELAEEELKEFLKREGVDIPVVKVSALTGEGIDALKNALREEALASLESKETIPLRILVDSAFLVKGYGTVLRGSCVEGKVKEGERVVVEPLGMSSKVRKIQNHGRFVKEAQAGERVALNLPDIEHDKVERGSWVLKPDSYVKTRKLVVSSGTSLKSGRVYTLFFGMKEVKGRFSSVGNETYVLRLEDEVVARRGDRFVILDSSGKLEGGAEVLHPLPRILKKGFLRENLKLLINGYEEYLVLELGPEGLSGEFFRRLTGRAPNTGILDKVSVKLGERFYSKEFLGNLKSKVDSFIRAKIKGGVFGVQKAELIERFGLNDVLLEYLLAQAGVLRVIGEYVIDERASDLKENPDFLKLMELLGEGIKEERELLNSGVPKEILSLSIKRRYAHRLGEFLIVSDDLLKNYERKLRTLGDRFSVQEAKEVLGLTRKYLIPLLEYFDNLGITRRVGNERLWVLPARL, encoded by the coding sequence ATGAAGTTTGTTCTGTTCGCAACGGCAGGTCATGTTGACCATGGAAAGACAACCCTTGTAAAGGCTCTAACGGGGATTGATACCGACAGGCTCCCGGAAGAGAAGAAGAGAGGGCTTACAATAGACCTTGGTTTTGCCTACCTTGACTTTCCTCAGGACGATCTAAGGCTTGAACTTATTGATGTCCCTGGACATGAAAGATTCATAAAGAATGCTATAGCAGGACTATCTTCAGTCTCTGGAGTTCTACTTGTAGTGGATGCGGGGGAAGGTGTAATGCCCCAAACCTTAGAACACTTTATGGTTGCAAAGGCTCTCGGTGTCAGGCACGGTGTAGCTGTTCTGACCAAGATAGATAGAATTGAGGAGGAACTGCTTGAGCTGGCTGAGGAGGAACTCAAGGAGTTCTTGAAGAGAGAAGGGGTTGACATTCCTGTCGTCAAGGTTTCGGCTCTGACAGGAGAGGGTATTGACGCCCTCAAAAACGCTCTGAGAGAGGAGGCTCTTGCAAGCCTTGAGAGTAAGGAAACCATCCCCCTTAGGATACTTGTTGATTCTGCTTTCTTGGTAAAGGGATACGGAACTGTTTTGAGGGGTAGCTGTGTTGAAGGTAAGGTTAAAGAGGGTGAAAGGGTTGTGGTGGAACCTCTGGGTATGAGTTCAAAGGTTAGGAAAATTCAGAACCATGGGCGGTTCGTGAAGGAAGCCCAGGCAGGAGAGAGGGTGGCTTTAAACCTGCCCGACATTGAACACGACAAGGTTGAAAGAGGCTCTTGGGTTCTCAAACCCGATTCCTACGTGAAAACGAGGAAGCTCGTAGTGTCTTCGGGTACCAGTCTAAAGAGCGGTCGCGTATACACCTTGTTCTTTGGAATGAAAGAGGTTAAGGGGCGTTTCTCCAGCGTGGGCAATGAAACCTATGTGCTGAGGCTTGAAGATGAGGTTGTGGCTCGTAGGGGAGATAGGTTTGTCATTTTGGATTCTTCCGGAAAACTTGAGGGAGGTGCAGAGGTTTTACACCCCCTACCCAGAATTCTGAAGAAGGGTTTCCTGAGAGAGAATCTTAAACTCCTTATAAATGGTTATGAGGAGTATCTTGTCTTGGAGCTCGGTCCTGAGGGTCTATCAGGGGAGTTCTTCAGGAGGTTGACAGGGAGGGCGCCAAACACCGGTATTCTGGACAAGGTATCTGTGAAGCTGGGAGAGCGTTTCTACTCCAAGGAGTTTCTGGGTAATCTGAAAAGTAAAGTGGATAGCTTTATCCGTGCAAAGATAAAAGGAGGAGTATTCGGTGTTCAGAAAGCTGAATTGATAGAGCGCTTCGGCTTAAATGATGTCCTTTTGGAATACCTTCTGGCTCAGGCGGGAGTCCTCAGGGTTATAGGGGAGTATGTGATAGATGAGAGAGCCTCAGACCTTAAAGAGAATCCAGACTTTTTAAAGCTTATGGAGCTACTTGGAGAAGGTATAAAGGAGGAGAGGGAGCTTTTAAACTCTGGAGTTCCAAAGGAGATACTCAGCCTTTCAATAAAGAGAAGATACGCCCACAGACTGGGGGAGTTTCTCATAGTCTCTGATGACCTTCTTAAGAACTACGAGAGGAAACTCAGAACTCTGGGTGACAGGTTTTCTGTTCAGGAGGCAAAGGAGGTCCTCGGACTGACAAGAAAGTACCTTATTCCCCTCTTAGAGTACTTTGATAACCTTGGTATCACGAGAAGGGTTGGAAACGAGAGGTTATGGGTACTGCCTGCCCGCTTATGA
- the fdnG gene encoding formate dehydrogenase-N subunit alpha: MELSRRGFLKLSAGSLGASVIGGLGFDLTQAHARVRELKIAKAKVTKSICPYCSVSCGVLAYSLSDGAMNVKDRIIHIEGNPDDPINRGTLCPKGATLRDFVNAPDRLKKPMYRPAGASEWKEITWDEAIEKFARWVKDTRDRTFVHKDKAGRVVNRCDSIVWAVGSPLGNEEGWLMVKVGIALGLSARETQATIUHAPTVASLAPTFGRGAMTNNWVDISNSDLVFVMGGNPAENHPCGFKWAIKAREKRGAKIICIDPRFNRTAAVADIFAQIRPGSDIALLGGLINYVLQNEKYQKEYVKLHTTAPFIVREDYGFKDGLFTGYDPKTKSYDKTTWDYEFDPATGYPKMDPTLKHPRCVLNILKEHYSRYTPEVVEKITGIPKEKFLQIAEEVAKCGTPDRNMTILYALGWTHHSYGTQLIRTACMLQLLLGNIGVAGGGINALRGHANVQGMTDLAGQNKNLPTYIKPPKPDEQTLEQHLKNRTPKKLHPTSMNYWANYPKFFISFLKCMWGDAATPENDFAYDYLYKPEGGYNSWDKFIDDMYKGKIEGVVTAALNFVNNTPNAKKTVRALQNLKWMVVMDPFMIETAQFWKAEGINPADIKTEVLVLPTATFLEKEGSMTNSARWIKWKYKATDPPGDAKDEYWIFGKFFMRIKELYEKEGGAFPDPILNLVWPYQNPYYPTAEEILTEINGYYTRDVEEHKKGERVKLFTALKDDGSTACGGWLYSGVFPPEGNLAKRTELSDPLGLGTYPNYAWNWPANRRVLYNRASCDEKGRPWDPERPLLRWDPEKGMWVGDTPDTAATKPPEAGIGAFIMLPEGRGRLFAAKSYATFAEGPLPEHYEPYESPVANILHPNVPHNPVAKVYKADIDLLGTPDKFPYVATTYRLTEHYHFWTKHIYGTSHLAPVMFVEIPEELAKEKGIQNGDMVKVETARASIEAVALVTKRIKPLKVADKTVYTVGIPIHWGFEGLVKGAIANFITPNVWDPNSRTPEFKGFLANIEKVRA, from the coding sequence ATGGAGCTTTCAAGGAGGGGATTTCTCAAGCTCTCGGCTGGGAGTTTGGGAGCCAGTGTCATTGGAGGTCTCGGTTTTGACCTCACCCAGGCTCATGCTCGCGTTAGGGAGCTGAAGATCGCAAAGGCAAAGGTAACCAAAAGCATCTGCCCATATTGCTCTGTTTCCTGCGGAGTTTTGGCTTACTCCCTTTCGGACGGAGCTATGAACGTTAAGGACAGGATAATACACATTGAGGGTAACCCGGACGACCCGATAAACAGGGGAACTCTGTGCCCTAAGGGAGCAACCCTGAGGGACTTCGTGAACGCTCCCGACAGACTGAAGAAGCCTATGTATAGACCTGCCGGAGCCTCCGAGTGGAAGGAGATAACCTGGGATGAGGCTATAGAGAAGTTCGCAAGATGGGTAAAGGACACGAGGGACAGGACCTTTGTACACAAGGATAAGGCAGGCAGGGTTGTAAACAGGTGTGACTCCATAGTTTGGGCTGTAGGCTCTCCCCTCGGTAATGAAGAGGGGTGGCTCATGGTCAAAGTTGGTATTGCCTTAGGTCTTTCGGCACGAGAAACGCAGGCGACTATATGACACGCACCTACGGTGGCCAGTTTGGCCCCAACCTTCGGAAGAGGAGCTATGACCAACAACTGGGTGGACATCTCCAACTCGGACCTCGTATTTGTTATGGGAGGAAACCCGGCGGAAAACCACCCTTGCGGTTTCAAGTGGGCTATAAAGGCTCGTGAGAAGAGGGGGGCGAAGATAATATGCATAGACCCAAGGTTCAACAGAACCGCGGCTGTTGCAGACATATTTGCCCAGATAAGACCAGGTTCGGACATAGCCCTCCTGGGTGGTCTTATTAACTACGTACTCCAGAATGAAAAGTACCAGAAGGAGTACGTAAAACTCCATACGACCGCACCCTTCATAGTTAGAGAGGATTACGGCTTCAAGGACGGTCTCTTTACTGGATACGATCCCAAGACAAAGAGTTACGACAAGACTACCTGGGACTATGAGTTTGACCCAGCCACAGGGTACCCAAAGATGGATCCAACCTTAAAGCATCCAAGATGTGTGCTGAACATATTGAAAGAACATTACTCCCGTTATACACCTGAGGTAGTTGAGAAGATAACGGGAATCCCCAAGGAGAAGTTCCTTCAGATAGCTGAAGAGGTTGCCAAGTGTGGTACACCTGACAGGAATATGACCATACTCTATGCTCTCGGATGGACCCACCACTCCTACGGAACCCAGCTCATAAGAACAGCCTGTATGCTCCAGCTGCTCCTTGGTAACATCGGTGTCGCTGGGGGAGGCATAAACGCCCTCAGAGGGCACGCCAACGTTCAGGGTATGACGGACCTCGCCGGGCAAAACAAGAACCTGCCCACTTACATAAAGCCACCAAAACCGGATGAGCAAACCCTGGAGCAACACCTTAAGAACAGAACACCTAAAAAGCTCCATCCCACAAGCATGAACTACTGGGCAAACTATCCCAAGTTCTTTATAAGCTTCCTGAAGTGTATGTGGGGTGACGCCGCAACGCCTGAAAATGACTTCGCCTACGACTACCTCTACAAACCTGAAGGAGGCTACAACTCCTGGGACAAGTTTATAGACGACATGTACAAAGGAAAGATAGAGGGGGTTGTAACGGCAGCTCTTAACTTCGTTAACAATACACCTAACGCCAAGAAGACGGTAAGAGCCCTGCAGAACCTCAAATGGATGGTCGTAATGGACCCCTTCATGATAGAGACTGCCCAGTTCTGGAAGGCTGAGGGTATAAACCCTGCTGATATTAAGACCGAGGTACTTGTTCTACCGACGGCAACATTCCTTGAAAAGGAAGGCTCAATGACCAACAGTGCGAGGTGGATAAAGTGGAAGTATAAGGCTACCGATCCTCCCGGGGACGCCAAGGACGAGTACTGGATATTCGGAAAGTTCTTCATGAGGATAAAAGAGCTTTATGAGAAGGAAGGAGGAGCGTTCCCCGACCCTATACTCAACCTCGTCTGGCCCTATCAGAACCCTTACTATCCGACCGCCGAGGAGATACTAACTGAGATAAACGGGTACTATACCAGGGATGTGGAGGAGCACAAGAAAGGGGAGAGGGTAAAGCTATTTACAGCTCTGAAGGATGATGGTTCTACCGCATGCGGTGGATGGCTTTACTCGGGTGTCTTCCCGCCGGAAGGCAACTTGGCTAAGAGAACGGAACTGAGCGACCCACTTGGGCTGGGAACCTACCCCAATTACGCCTGGAACTGGCCCGCCAACAGGAGGGTTCTTTACAACAGAGCTTCCTGCGATGAAAAGGGAAGACCATGGGACCCGGAGAGACCACTCCTGAGATGGGACCCTGAAAAGGGTATGTGGGTAGGAGATACTCCCGACACGGCTGCTACAAAACCTCCAGAAGCAGGGATTGGTGCCTTCATAATGCTCCCAGAGGGAAGAGGAAGACTCTTTGCCGCAAAGAGCTACGCCACCTTTGCTGAAGGACCACTGCCGGAGCACTACGAACCCTACGAGTCCCCGGTTGCCAACATCCTCCACCCCAACGTTCCCCACAACCCCGTTGCAAAAGTGTACAAGGCAGACATAGACCTCTTAGGCACGCCCGATAAGTTTCCCTACGTAGCTACAACTTACAGACTAACCGAACATTACCACTTCTGGACAAAGCACATCTATGGGACCTCTCATTTAGCACCGGTTATGTTTGTTGAGATACCCGAAGAGCTTGCAAAGGAGAAAGGAATACAAAATGGAGACATGGTTAAAGTGGAGACGGCGAGGGCGTCCATAGAGGCGGTTGCCTTAGTCACGAAGAGGATAAAACCCCTAAAGGTTGCAGACAAGACCGTTTACACGGTAGGTATACCGATACACTGGGGTTTTGAAGGTCTTGTAAAGGGTGCGATAGCCAACTTCATAACGCCAAACGTTTGGGACCCTAACTCAAGGACGCCTGAGTTCAAGGGTTTCCTTGCAAATATTGAAAAGGTGAGAGCTTAA
- a CDS encoding ArnT family glycosyltransferase: MSRSLALVVVLSSFFLIFGSWTLSVTSPDEGKNLDTALRMLENRDFIIPKYNCNYRFEKPPLFYWLTDVSFSLFGVNEFSGRLVSGLSAVGVDVFTYLMALESFGPEGALFSALVFDTLVHNWVEARAATPEILLTFFMTLGLYLFLKGRFRAGWVALAFAFLAKGPVGVILPVGVYLLWRRDLRLINFSGIVLFFLIGSSWYLVMLWKFGFAYFYKFFLYENIMRYTGHKSIHPYPFWYYVPVVVASSLFYLPKFPSLIRGWDRRLNPYLLWFVFVFLFYSLAKNKLHHYVLFLYPPLAIMLSRYVGRRYITAVLIVSVLTLTGLVLYTHEVEQGRFVPKAAEVLKSYVGKVYFYKTENSALVFYTRKFIEKVSSLREIEKPALVVVEERDLKDFPGAMVLLKGNEFGKKLLLIEVR, encoded by the coding sequence ATGAGCCGCTCTTTAGCTCTCGTTGTTGTCCTGTCCTCTTTCTTCCTGATATTCGGAAGCTGGACCCTCTCTGTAACCTCACCCGATGAAGGCAAGAACCTTGACACAGCCCTCAGAATGCTTGAGAATAGGGACTTTATAATTCCCAAGTACAACTGTAATTACAGGTTTGAAAAACCTCCTCTATTTTACTGGCTTACTGATGTGTCTTTTTCTCTCTTCGGCGTGAACGAGTTTAGCGGGAGGCTTGTCTCTGGTCTTTCGGCAGTGGGGGTAGATGTGTTCACTTACCTCATGGCTTTGGAAAGCTTCGGACCAGAGGGGGCTCTCTTCTCTGCGCTTGTGTTTGATACACTGGTTCACAACTGGGTGGAGGCAAGGGCTGCGACTCCTGAAATTCTCCTTACTTTCTTTATGACACTCGGTTTATATCTGTTTCTTAAAGGTAGATTCAGGGCTGGCTGGGTAGCCCTGGCTTTTGCTTTTCTGGCAAAGGGTCCGGTTGGTGTTATCCTTCCGGTGGGCGTTTACCTCCTGTGGAGGAGAGACCTAAGGTTAATTAACTTTAGTGGCATAGTTCTCTTCTTTCTCATAGGCTCCTCCTGGTATCTTGTAATGCTCTGGAAGTTCGGTTTTGCTTACTTTTACAAGTTCTTCCTGTATGAAAACATAATGCGCTACACGGGACACAAGAGTATCCACCCCTATCCCTTCTGGTATTACGTCCCTGTGGTGGTGGCGAGTTCCCTCTTTTACCTTCCGAAGTTCCCTTCACTTATAAGGGGCTGGGACAGAAGGCTCAACCCTTACCTCCTCTGGTTTGTATTCGTTTTCCTCTTTTACAGCCTCGCAAAGAACAAGCTCCATCACTACGTCCTTTTCTTGTATCCACCCCTTGCGATAATGCTGAGCAGATACGTAGGCAGGAGATATATCACCGCTGTTCTTATCGTCTCTGTCCTGACCCTTACCGGTTTGGTCCTTTACACCCATGAGGTTGAGCAGGGGCGTTTCGTGCCCAAAGCTGCTGAGGTTCTGAAATCCTACGTAGGAAAGGTTTATTTCTATAAGACGGAGAACTCAGCCCTCGTTTTCTACACGAGGAAGTTTATAGAGAAAGTCTCCTCACTGCGAGAGATTGAAAAGCCAGCCCTTGTTGTGGTGGAGGAGAGGGACCTAAAGGACTTTCCCGGGGCAATGGTTCTCCTCAAGGGCAACGAGTTCGGTAAGAAGCTGCTCCTTATAGAAGTGAGGTGA
- a CDS encoding formate dehydrogenase subunit gamma → MAVESTKVYEEQIERFSAIDRVLHWATALSFLYCLLSGIGIAYPKFHWLLTFLGGGEFARWLHPWAGVVFSIGAVLMILKWARDMVITGEDVLWLTKIKAYISGRHEELPEVGKYNAGQKLYAWIVFLSAVVFFLTGIVMWFPENFGMGLVRWSVVIHEISFIIAGAFTIIHIYMGTIGVPGTLGSMIGGKVSATWAKFHHPKWYREVKK, encoded by the coding sequence ATGGCTGTTGAAAGCACAAAGGTTTATGAGGAGCAGATAGAGAGGTTTTCTGCGATTGATAGGGTGCTCCATTGGGCTACAGCCCTATCCTTCCTTTACTGCCTTCTTTCGGGTATAGGTATAGCCTATCCGAAGTTTCACTGGCTTTTGACCTTTCTCGGTGGTGGTGAGTTTGCCCGCTGGCTCCACCCGTGGGCCGGCGTCGTCTTTTCAATAGGTGCGGTTCTCATGATCCTCAAATGGGCGAGGGACATGGTGATAACCGGTGAGGACGTACTCTGGCTGACGAAGATAAAAGCCTACATAAGCGGAAGGCACGAGGAACTTCCCGAGGTCGGAAAATATAATGCAGGGCAGAAGCTATACGCCTGGATAGTCTTCCTTAGTGCCGTAGTCTTCTTCCTGACAGGTATAGTCATGTGGTTCCCCGAGAACTTCGGTATGGGACTTGTGCGCTGGTCTGTGGTTATACACGAGATAAGTTTCATAATAGCCGGAGCCTTCACGATAATACACATCTACATGGGAACCATCGGGGTTCCGGGCACACTGGGATCCATGATAGGGGGGAAGGTATCCGCCACGTGGGCTAAGTTTCATCACCCCAAGTGGTACAGGGAGGTGAAGAAGTGA
- the fdxH gene encoding formate dehydrogenase subunit beta: protein MSALTTGGTVGLGIRRMSASKEPDTTVKSYPDLAILVDISSCIGCKACEAACQQWHDLTPPIMTPEEVVQRKIAGYQSHPDLRPDLFMLMKFNEGETSRGFTWFITKYQCMHCREPGCLIACPSPGAVIQYQNGVVDFDHSKCIGCKMCLVGCPFDVPRYDANNKPWKCNFCIDRVEAGLEPACVKTCPTNCLTFGLKEDMVEKGKKIVERLKNMGYPNAILYDPPGVNGTGYMYVLPHGDHVKDYNLPENPRIDASIGLWKGPLKWIGSVALWGTLLGAFLQLVLWGPIRVLGGKEEKSEEG from the coding sequence ATGAGTGCATTAACAACCGGTGGAACTGTTGGACTTGGGATAAGGAGAATGTCCGCCTCTAAGGAGCCGGACACAACTGTAAAAAGCTACCCGGATCTGGCTATACTCGTTGATATATCTTCATGTATAGGCTGTAAAGCCTGTGAAGCTGCTTGTCAGCAATGGCACGACCTAACACCGCCTATAATGACCCCTGAAGAGGTTGTTCAGAGAAAGATCGCAGGTTATCAGTCTCATCCAGACCTCAGACCGGACCTATTCATGCTGATGAAATTTAACGAGGGGGAGACGAGCAGGGGGTTCACCTGGTTCATAACCAAGTACCAGTGCATGCACTGCAGGGAACCAGGATGTCTGATTGCCTGCCCCTCCCCTGGAGCTGTTATTCAGTACCAGAACGGCGTGGTGGACTTTGACCACTCCAAGTGCATAGGATGTAAGATGTGTCTGGTTGGTTGTCCCTTTGACGTTCCGAGGTACGACGCCAACAACAAGCCTTGGAAGTGTAACTTCTGTATAGACAGGGTTGAGGCTGGTCTTGAACCTGCCTGCGTTAAGACCTGTCCTACCAACTGTCTGACCTTCGGCCTGAAGGAGGATATGGTTGAGAAGGGTAAGAAGATAGTGGAAAGGCTAAAGAACATGGGTTACCCGAATGCAATCCTCTATGACCCTCCAGGGGTTAATGGAACGGGTTATATGTACGTTCTACCCCATGGAGACCATGTTAAGGATTACAACCTCCCGGAAAACCCGAGGATAGACGCATCAATAGGTCTCTGGAAGGGACCTCTGAAATGGATAGGCAGTGTTGCTCTTTGGGGTACGCTGCTTGGGGCATTTCTGCAGCTTGTCCTCTGGGGACCGATAAGGGTTCTCGGCGGAAAAGAGGAAAAGAGTGAGGAGGGTTGA
- the selA gene encoding L-seryl-tRNA(Sec) selenium transferase, translated as MDKLLREIPQVAKIIERFKGVYPEEVIKRAAREVTQEYRREIRNGLRDRTDTLLGDVEKRIRALLSTNLRKVVNATGIVINTNLGRAPLHREALEFVKEIGEGYSNLEYDLKKGERGSRNSHVEGILCELTGAEAALVVNNNAGAVYLVLNTLAAGKEVVVSRGELVEIGGSFRIPDIMKASGAVLREVGTTNKTKTRDYEEAISENTALLMKVHRSNFYMEGFVQEVNLEELSQLGKKYGVPTYYDAGSGLLINIREMGINSQEPSFGECLRKGIDVVSGSGDKLLGGPQAGIILGRRELLEKVKRNPMARALRIDKLTLAVLEKSLRLYLEGRYREIPVIRMLSQTEKELRGRARKLARMLRKLEVFETEVLKDMAKPGGGSIPEVELPTYCVAVKQKGMNPEELARRLRLCEPPVVGRIKRDVLLLDMRTVSDTELTDILRAFTSLL; from the coding sequence ATGGATAAGCTTCTAAGGGAAATACCTCAGGTGGCAAAGATAATTGAAAGGTTCAAGGGGGTTTACCCGGAGGAAGTCATAAAGAGAGCCGCACGTGAGGTCACCCAGGAGTACAGAAGGGAGATAAGGAACGGGCTGAGGGACAGAACAGATACTCTACTTGGAGATGTGGAAAAGAGAATAAGAGCCCTTCTATCAACGAACCTCAGAAAGGTCGTAAACGCAACAGGAATAGTGATTAACACCAACCTGGGGAGGGCACCTCTACACAGGGAAGCCCTTGAGTTTGTAAAGGAGATAGGAGAAGGCTACTCAAACCTTGAGTATGACTTGAAGAAGGGTGAGAGGGGCTCAAGAAACTCTCACGTAGAGGGAATACTCTGTGAGCTTACCGGTGCTGAAGCCGCTTTGGTGGTGAATAACAACGCGGGGGCAGTCTACCTCGTGTTGAACACCCTCGCAGCAGGAAAAGAGGTTGTTGTGTCCAGAGGAGAGCTGGTGGAGATAGGTGGGAGCTTCAGGATACCGGACATAATGAAGGCTTCCGGTGCGGTGTTAAGGGAAGTGGGAACCACCAACAAAACAAAGACAAGAGATTACGAAGAGGCTATAAGTGAGAACACTGCCCTGCTTATGAAAGTTCATAGAAGCAACTTCTATATGGAAGGTTTCGTTCAAGAGGTAAACCTTGAAGAGTTATCCCAGCTCGGCAAGAAATACGGCGTTCCCACTTATTACGATGCCGGCAGCGGTTTGCTAATAAACATAAGGGAGATGGGGATAAACTCCCAAGAGCCGAGCTTTGGTGAATGCTTAAGAAAGGGAATTGACGTGGTCTCTGGAAGTGGGGATAAGCTGCTTGGGGGTCCCCAGGCTGGGATAATACTTGGTAGGAGAGAGCTGTTGGAGAAGGTCAAGAGAAATCCTATGGCACGCGCTCTCAGGATTGACAAGCTGACCCTGGCAGTCCTTGAAAAGAGCCTAAGACTGTACCTTGAGGGGAGATACAGGGAAATCCCCGTTATAAGAATGCTTTCTCAGACAGAGAAGGAGTTAAGAGGGAGAGCAAGAAAGCTCGCACGCATGCTTAGGAAACTTGAAGTGTTTGAAACTGAAGTTTTGAAGGATATGGCAAAACCCGGAGGTGGGTCTATACCGGAGGTGGAACTACCAACTTACTGCGTAGCTGTGAAACAGAAAGGTATGAACCCGGAGGAGCTTGCAAGGAGACTGCGCCTGTGTGAGCCTCCAGTAGTGGGCAGGATAAAGAGAGACGTTCTTCTCCTTGACATGAGAACGGTATCGGACACAGAGCTCACGGATATACTGAGAGCCTTCACCTCACTTCTATAA
- a CDS encoding selenium metabolism-associated LysR family transcriptional regulator produces MLRDIDLRLLEIFCCVYEKKSLTEATKCLHASQSTLSFHIKNLEKQVGQKLFYRKGKSLVPTTIADRLYDYAKELMDFKLRLIEDIGRYSGKRGGLVRIGASSIPGNHILPELVGKFMEDYRGNVSVELVIGDSIDVYARVLRGELDFGIVGYLPEKGRVESMQFYEDRIWAVANPELEERTYHLEELKEVPLVIREEGSGTRRKVEEVLMRYGVSIKDMNIVATVGSNEAIKGILRYVVGFSFLSEYAVRKDNFLVKLRIANFEPVTRRFYLIRDRSRPVPIIAQELIEFLILNSKTMF; encoded by the coding sequence TTGCTGAGGGATATTGACCTCAGGCTACTGGAGATATTCTGCTGTGTTTATGAAAAGAAGAGCCTTACGGAGGCTACCAAATGCTTACATGCCTCCCAGTCAACCCTATCATTCCATATAAAGAACCTTGAAAAGCAGGTTGGGCAGAAACTCTTTTACAGGAAGGGTAAGTCGCTTGTCCCAACGACCATAGCTGATAGACTCTACGATTATGCGAAAGAGCTTATGGATTTTAAACTCAGATTGATTGAGGATATAGGCAGGTACTCAGGTAAGAGGGGAGGTCTTGTCAGAATAGGTGCAAGCAGTATTCCGGGGAACCACATACTCCCGGAACTCGTAGGGAAGTTTATGGAGGATTACAGGGGGAACGTAAGTGTTGAGCTTGTTATTGGAGACAGCATAGATGTGTACGCAAGAGTGTTGAGGGGTGAGCTTGACTTCGGTATCGTAGGTTACCTCCCCGAAAAGGGGAGGGTAGAATCCATGCAGTTCTATGAAGACAGGATATGGGCTGTGGCAAACCCAGAACTTGAAGAGAGAACTTACCACCTTGAGGAGCTTAAGGAAGTTCCCCTGGTGATTCGGGAGGAGGGTTCAGGTACGAGAAGGAAGGTGGAAGAGGTCCTCATGAGGTACGGAGTGTCCATAAAGGATATGAACATCGTTGCTACCGTCGGAAGCAATGAGGCTATAAAAGGCATACTCAGGTATGTTGTTGGTTTCTCCTTCCTGTCCGAATACGCTGTGCGCAAGGATAACTTTCTCGTGAAGCTCAGAATAGCAAACTTTGAACCTGTTACCAGAAGGTTTTACCTTATCAGAGACAGGAGCAGACCGGTTCCTATCATCGCCCAGGAACTTATAGAGTTCCTAATTTTAAATTCCAAAACGATGTTTTAA
- a CDS encoding superoxide dismutase family protein, translating to MKTFVSILLGGFCLLSLSYSQELKAQAELVNGEGKVIGRAELIETTSGVLIKLQASGLPPNAELAFHIHELGVCEPPDFKSAGGHFNPYGSKHGLLNPEGPHAGDMPNIYTDGRGNVKVQVLNTFVTLRRGEKNSLFKEGGTALMVHGGPDDYTSDPAGNAGKRIACGVIR from the coding sequence GTGAAAACTTTCGTATCTATTCTCCTTGGGGGCTTTTGCCTCCTTTCCCTCTCTTACTCTCAGGAGCTTAAAGCTCAGGCTGAGTTGGTAAATGGCGAAGGTAAGGTTATTGGTAGGGCTGAGCTTATAGAAACAACCTCTGGAGTTCTTATAAAGCTCCAGGCGAGTGGCCTTCCTCCAAACGCTGAGCTCGCTTTTCACATTCATGAGCTCGGTGTATGTGAACCTCCTGACTTCAAGAGTGCTGGTGGACACTTCAATCCTTACGGGAGTAAACATGGGCTTTTGAATCCTGAGGGACCCCATGCGGGAGACATGCCCAATATTTACACGGACGGAAGGGGAAACGTAAAGGTTCAGGTTCTGAACACTTTCGTAACACTAAGAAGGGGAGAGAAGAATAGCCTCTTTAAGGAGGGTGGGACCGCTTTGATGGTTCACGGAGGACCGGATGATTACACCTCTGACCCGGCTGGGAATGCCGGCAAGAGAATAGCCTGTGGGGTGATTAGATGA